The DNA region CCCAACGGATGTTGTCCGAATTGGCGGGCGAGCTACCTTCCGACTGCAACGCTCCCAGCCCGATCAGCCGTGGCGGATTGTGAGCTGGCGTGATGAGTCCATGGAGTAAGGTTACGTGACCTTCGCAGAACGTAGCGGGCTGCCGTGTCCTTCAGCGGTGCCCTTACGCTCTCCCCCTATTTTTGCGGCTGTGGAATTGGCGGTGCGCAGGCATGATTGCGCGGTACAGTAGACCGCAGATGGCAGCGGTCTGGGAGGAAGGAGAGAAGCTGCGCATCTGGCTGGAGATTGAGCTTCTGGTTTGTGAAGCGCTGGAGAAGTACGGGTGGGTCCCTGTGGGGGTTGCGGAGCGCATTCGGCAGAAGGTGCGTATCCTCCCCGAGCGGATTGCAGAGTGGGAGCGGAAGGTGAAGCACGATGTCATCGCTTTCCTCAGTAGCTTAACGGAGCAGCTCGACGAGGAGGGGCGATACCTCCACTTTGGGCTAACCTCCAGCGATATCGTGGACACAGCCCTAGCAGTCCAGTTGCGGAGGGCGGGGACTATCTTGCTGGCGGAGCTTGAGGAGCTAGAAGATGCGCTGTGGCAGCGGGCGCAGGAATTTCGGGAGACGCTCTGTGTCGGGCGGACGCACGGCGTCCATGCCGAGCCGATGACCTTTGGGCTGAAGTTTTTGAGCTGGTTTCAGGAGTGTCGCCGTAATTGGGAACGCCTTCGGATAGCTGTGGATGGTATCAGCTACGGGAAGCTCAGCGGCACGATTGGGACCTATACGCAGTTGCCTCCGGAGGTGGAGGCGTACGTCTGCGAGCGCCTGGGACTGAAGCCAGAACCGGTGGCGACGCAAGTCGTGCCCCGCGATCGCCATGCCCATTTCCTGGCTACCTTAGCCCTC from Candidatus Kapaibacterium sp. includes:
- the purB gene encoding adenylosuccinate lyase produces the protein MIARYSRPQMAAVWEEGEKLRIWLEIELLVCEALEKYGWVPVGVAERIRQKVRILPERIAEWERKVKHDVIAFLSSLTEQLDEEGRYLHFGLTSSDIVDTALAVQLRRAGTILLAELEELEDALWQRAQEFRETLCVGRTHGVHAEPMTFGLKFLSWFQECRRNWERLRIAVDGISYGKLSGTIGTYTQLPPEVEAYVCERLGLKPEPVATQVVPRDRHAHFLATLALIGGMCERIATEVRHLQRTEVREAEELFSEGQRGSSAMPHKRNPIHAERVCGLARLLRSYALVGFENIALWHERDISHSSTERVVLPDATVVADYMLGLVTELVKTLQVYPERMRQNLELTQGLIYSQTVLLELVRRGMSREEAYRVVQRAAMETWQTGHPFWETLWEQPEVREHLGSREALAQLLAPERLLRNVGYLFERSAVSRASAPSA